Genomic DNA from Myxococcus guangdongensis:
AGTACTCCGAGCAGAAGCCGTGGGCCTCCTTGATGCCGCGCTCCGTGAAGTCGCCGGTGATGCAGTAGTCGGGGTGGCCTTGACGACAGGCGGTGCAGATGGCGTGGGGACAGGGCCTGCGCACGCGGGGCACCACCAGGTCGCCCTTCTGCACGCCCTTCACGGCGGAGCCGACCTCCACGACCTCGCCCAGGCACTCGTGGCCGAGGATGAGGTAGTCCAGGCCGGGCGGCGGCGAGCCGTAGGTGAAGGAGACGATGTCCTTGTCCGTGCCGCACACGCCCACTTCGTGGGTGCGCACCTTCACCTGCGTGGGCGATTGGAGCTGGGGCTCGGGCGCATCGTTGATGACGCGCACCTCTCGCTTCCCGGGAAAGACGGCGACGGCCTTCATGCGCGGCTCCTGCGACAGGCGGGTGCGGAATCTGGGGTTGAGGTGTTCACCCCAAGGCCGTGACACCAGGGGGCTCGGGGTGGAAGGCGTGGTGCGCCCGCTCGCCCGCTGCCTGGGGGTTGTTTCCGACGCGAGGGGTGCACGAAACCGCTGCCAGCCGGAGGCCCTCGGGTCTATGAGTGGAGCCTGTGAGCGAGCCCACCCCCGCCATCTCCATCGACGACGACAAGCCCCTGGCCAGCCGCTCCACCGCGATTGGGACGGTGGCGTTCCTCATCCTCGCGCTGCCGTTCCTGGTGCTCGGCCTGTGGCTGCTGGATGGGAAGTCACGGATGGATTTGCACTGCGGGCCGGGCGGCCCGTGCACGCTCACCCAATCCGGTTGGCTCACGCGAGAGCCGGTGGCCACGCTGCCGCTGGACGCGATTCAGTCCGTGAAGGTGGAGCGCACGAAGAGCGCCCGTCGCAAGTCGGTGCCCATCTTCCGGCCGGAGCTGATGACGACGCAGGGCAAGGTGCCCCTGTTCGCCCAGTGGGCCACCGTGGAGAGCGAGGCCACCGCGGTGAAGGAGCAGGTGGAGCGCTACCTCGCCTCGCCCGCCACGCAGACCCTGGAGGTGACGCGGGACGACCGACGCGCCTCGCTGCGCGTGGGCGGCGCCTTCACGGGCGTGGGCGCGGCGCTGGTCGTGTTCAGCCTGTGGCTCGCGTGGCGCACGCGGATGCACCGGCGGGTGGAAGCGGCCCGCGTCGCCCGGTGACGTGAGCCCGGGTGGACCTCGCCTCGGGGGCGGGTCAATTCCTGTCTGGGGACTCCGTGTTAGCGTCGCCAGACATGGAAGCGTCTAGAACCCTGAGAAGCTGGGGGACATGGGGGATGGTGCTGTGGGCCTGGTTCGCGCCGGGGCTGGCACTGGCGGAGGACGTGAGCCCGTTCCGCCACCGCATGCAGCGCGCGGCGGCGCAGTACGAGGCGCTGGAGTACGAGAAGGCCCTCAACGGGTTGACCCAGGCGAAGCAGGTGGCGTCCACCACCGACGAGCAGGTCGAGGTGGCGCTCTATCGGGGTCTGGTCCTCTCGGATTTGGGACGCAGGAAGCAGGCGCTGGAGGAGTTCCGCGTGGGCCTGTCCCTGAAGCCCGATGCCGTGCTGCCCACCGCCACGGGGCCCAAGGTGGAGCGCGACTTCGAGTCGGTGCGCAAGCAGGTGCGGCAACAGCAGGGCACCGCCTCCGAGACAGCGACGGCGAAGGCACCTGCCGCGAAGGCGGAGGAGCCCGAGGCGCCACGAAGCGCCGAGGTGCCTCAAGTCGTCGCGGTCCAGGAGACGCCAGTCCCCGCCCCCGTCGCACCCGAGCCGGAGCCCGAGGCGCCGCCGAAGAAGGACCTGCGCTCGAAGCTGGGCGCCGCCGGGTCCACGCTGGGCAAGAACGTCGGCAACGCGCTGGGTTCGGCGCTGGACTCGGTGATGGGCTCGAAGAAGAAGCCCGAGGAGCCGGCTCCCGCGGCCTCGGATACAGCGAAGAAGGACGAGCCATAGCAGGCGCGCGCTCACGCACGGGGACGATGCGCCTCGAGAACCTCCGCATCGCACGATGAACCGCGATGCAGGGGACCCGACGTCGCTCACTGCTGAGTCAGGTTGAGCTTGAAGACGTTCGCGGTCCCCGCCTTCACCTCGAAGCTGCGCGTCACCCGCTTGCCCAGACGTGAGTTCACGGCGGTGACGGTGTGGCTGCCCTCGGGCACGTCGATGATGCCCAGCGGTGTCTCGCCCAGCTTCTTGCCATCGAGATACACGACGGCATAGGGCCGGATGCGGAACTCCACCGTGCCCGTCGCTCCCTTCACCGCTCGCGCGGAGCCGTCCTTCCGCGCCGTGCCCTCGGCGGTTCCCGACATCGGCGCGAGCAGGTCATCGTCCTCGTCGGGCGCGGAGGGCTCCGTCGGCCGTGGCGCGACCTCCTCCCCCTGGGCGAGCTTCACGTCGGAGGGCTCGGGCTGTGCTCCCTCCGTGGGCTTCACGTCGGAAGGCAGGGGCCGCGCGGCATCGGTGGGCTTCGCCTCGGCGAGCTTCGCGTCGGAGGGCACGGGCGCGACCTCCTCCGTGGGCTTCGTCTCGACACCCCTGACCTCGGGCCCGGACGGTGCTCTGCCGAGCAACGCATAGCCTCCACCCGCGAGGAGCAGCACCGCGCCCGTGACAGCCACGGGCACGAGCTTCTTGCCGCGCGTCGCACCCGCGCTCTTGTGAGGCCGCTGAGGGGTCGTCTGTTCGAGTCCGACCGCGTCGCTCGCCTCGGCCCGCTCCTCGCGCGCGGGCCCCGAGGGCGCGGTGCGCTCGGCCTCGCGGTTCGTGATGGGCGCGGGCGTCGCGGTGGCGCGCTCCTCCACCACCAGCTCCACGGACTGCGCAATCTGATACGCGCCCACGGGCTCGCCCGTCGACAACACGAAGCGCTCGAGGTCCGCCTGGAGCGCGCGACAGTTGGGATAACGCCTCTCCCGGTCCTTCTCGAGCGCGGTGGAGATGATGTCCTGCAAGGCGCTCGGGACATCGGCGCGGTGGCGACTGACTGGCGCCGGCGGACGCGAGACGATGGACTGCATCATCGCCAGCTCCGTGGCCCCCTCGAAGGGCAGCCGCCCCGTGAGCAGCTCATACAGGACGACCCCCAGCGCATACACATCCACGCGCCGGTCCAGCGGGTCCGCCTGACATTGCTCGGGTGGCATGTACGCCACCTTGCCCTTCACGATGCCCGTCTGCGTGCGGTGCTTCTGCCCCGCCACCTTCGCGATGCCGAAGTCCACCACCTTCACCGCGCCCTGCCGCGACACCAGGATGTTGTCCGGACTCACGTCCCGGTGAATCAACCCGAGCGGCTGCCCCGTGCCCGGGTCCGCGAAGTCATGCGCATACGCCAATCCCTCCGCCGCGAGCGCCACCACCTTCGCGCAGATGTTGGGTGCCAGCGGGCGTCCTCTCGACGCGGCCTGTCGCTGCCAGCGGCGCAGGTTGGGCCCGTCGATGAGCTCCATCGCCAGGAAGTAGCTGCCCTCCGCCTCGCCGAAGTCGAAGATCTGGACGATGTGCGGATGGTTGAGCTGCGCGACCAGCCGCGCCTCCTCCAGGAACATCTCCACGAAGGACGTGTCCTCCACCAGGTGCGGGAGGATGCGCTTGAGCACCAGCGTCTTCTCGAATCCCCCGGGCCCGGCCACCTTCGCCAGGAACACCTCCGCCATGCCGCCCGTCGCCAGCTTGCGGACGAGCTGATATCTCCCCACGTGCATTGCACGGAGGTTCCTCCAGCTCACACCGCGAAAGGAACCCCCCTGGTCCCGGCCGCTAGAACAACAGCAGCCCGATGACGCGCCCCAGCCCCACGCCCAGCGTCACGCCGAAGCCCAGACCGAACCGCGCCCGGTCGAACGCATAGCGCCAATCCCAGACGCTCACGCCCCGGAAGCCCGCCACCAGCGCGCCCGCCAGGAGGGGTGCCCCCAACCCCAGGAGCAGCGCGCCCTCGAAGTCGTCGACGAGCGGCTCGGGCCAGAACATCGCGCTCAGCCCACCCAGCCCCACACCCAGGAGCAGGTAGAGCGCCAGGGCCCACGCCCCACCGCGCTTGTCCCTCGCGAAGACCGACAGCACCCCGTACACCAGGTCCCCGAGCACATCGGTCACGACACTCAGCATGCCCCCGGGTCTAAGGCGGTCGAGCAGGCGAGGAAAGCAAGCGGCGGAGGCATCCCTAGTTTTCGGACGTCCGGCGAAGAGGTCCGGAGGCCGCTGGCGGAGTGTGGAGGAGACGACACGCCCCCTCGCGGTGAGCGAGGAGGCAGGGTGACGGGTGCCCCGAGGCAACCCGACACCCCCTTCCGTCTTGCGTACATGTGCCTAGCTTGTGGCCGATGTTGCGTGCCCTCCTCGGCCGATGGCGAAGCTCGCTGCGCTTCTTGCGTCCGGCCGACGTCAGCGCCGCGCGCGCGAAGATTTCCGTCACCCAGCTGGGGCATCGCTACGGCAATAAAGTCGTGGCCTTGAAGGACGTGGACCTGAACGTCCGCTCCGGCGAGTTCGTCTGCCTCCTGGGCCCGTCCGGCTGCGGCAAGTCCACGCTGCTCTATGCGCTCGCGGGCCACGTGCGCCCCACCGGCGGCACGGTGTCCATTGATGGACACAGCATCGGAGGTCCGGGGCCGGACCGGCTCCTGATGTTCCAGGAGGCGGCGCTGTTCCCGTGGCTCACGGTGCGGGGGAACATCACCTTCGCCCTGGCGGCCCGGGGGGTGCCTCGCGCCGAGCGCAAGGAGCGCGCGGACCAGTACATCCGCCGCGTGCAGTTGCAGGGCTTCGAGGACACGCTGCCCCATCAGCTCTCCGGCGGCATGAAGATGCGCGCGAGCCTGGCCCGAGCGCTCGCGGTGGACCCGACGGTGCTGCTGATGGACGAGCCGTTCGGCTCGCTGGACGCGCAGACGCGCATCCACATGCAGGAGCTGTTGCAGTCCATCTGGATGCGCACGCACAAGACGGTGGTGTTCGTGACGCACGACGTGCACGAGGCCCTGATGCTGGGCTCGCGGGTGGTGCTCATGGCCCCGCGTCCGGGGCGCATCGTGCGGGACTTGGAGGTCCACCTGCCCATGCCCCGCCATCCGGACGACGCGGCGCTCACGGAGATGGTCCGTCACATCCAGGGGCTCTTGCGCGAGGTGGAGCGCCACAGCGAGCCCGAGCCCGCGCTCCCGCGCGCCTCGAGTGCCCAGGAGCCTTCTCCCGCCCTGCCCGTGACAGGGCTGCCCCGTCCCGTGAGGTGAGCCATGAAGCGTGATTCGGCGCTCAAGAACTACTCACAGAAGCTGGGGCTGTTGCTGGTGCTGCTCGGCGTGTGGGAGGCCGTGGCCCGGATGGGCATCTGGTCCTCGTACCTGTTCCCGGGACCGATGACGGTGGCCGAGAGCCTGTGGCGCATGGCGGCCGATGGGCGACTGTGGGGCGCGACGCTGCGCTCGCTGGGGCGGCTGGGCCGGGCGTACGTGGTGTCGGTGGGCATCGGCGTGCCGCTGGGCTTGCTGATGGCGCGGCTGACGTTCTTCCGCAACGCGGTGAAGCCGGTGGTGATGGGGCTGCAGGCGCTGCCGTCCATCTGCTGGTTGCCGCTGGCGCTGCTGTGGTTCGGGCTGACGGACGGGGCCATCCTGTTCGTGGTGGTGATGGGCAGCGTGCTGGGCATCGCCATCGCCACGGACGACAGCATCCAGGGTGTGGATCCGCAGTTGTTGCGCGTGGCGAGCACGTTGGGGGTGCGGGGGCTGCGCTTCCAGTTCGGCGTGCTGTTGCCGGCGGCGCTCCCGGGCATCGTCACGGGGTTGAAGCTGGGGTGGAGCTTCGCGTGGCGCGCGCTGCTCGCGGGGGAGTTGCTGTTCGTGTCCGGGGGACTGGGACAGTTGCTCACGGTGGGGCGCGAGCTGATGGACGTGCCGCAGGTGATGGCGGTGATGGTGGCCATCGTGCTCATCGGCGTGACGGTGGACCGTGTCTTCTTCCAGACGGTGGAGGGACGGCTGCGTCGCCGCTGGGGCTTGCAGCCGGCGATGTGAAGCGTCCGACGCTCGTGTCGTGAGTCCGTTGCCAGTGCTGGCTTCGCGTCCTTCTGCTGGGTGCCTATGCGTCTTCTTCGTTTCCTGACGGTCGTCGTGGTGCTGGGAGTCGGGTGCAAGCGCGAGTCGGCGCGGGGGCCGGACGATGCGCTGCGGCTGGGGTTCTTCCCGAACATCACGCATGCGCAGGCGCTGGTGGGGAACGCGGAGGGGATGTTCGCGTCGGAGCCCGGGGTGGGGAAGCTGGAGGTGAAGCAGTTCAACGCGGGGCCCGCGGCGATGGAGGCGTTGGTGGCGGGCTCGTTGGATGTGTCCTACGTGGGCACGGGGCCGTCCATCAACACGTTCCTCAAGGCGGGGCGGGAGCTGCGGGTCATCGCGGGGGCGGTGAACGGGGGCGCGGTGTTGGTGACGCGCACGGCGAAGAGCGCGGCGGAGCTGAAGGGGAAGAAGCTGGCCACGCCGCAGTTGGGGAACACGCAGGACATCGCGCTGCGCTACTGGCTGAAGCAGCAGGGCGTGGAGACGAACCTGGACGGCACGGGGGATTTGCAGATCGTGCCGCTGAGCAACTCGGACATCCTGGTGCAGTACCTGCGCGGGGGAATCGAGGGCGCGTGGGTGCCCGAGCCGTGGGGCACTCGCATGCTGTTGGAGCCGGGGGGTGGCGGGCAGGTTCTGGTGGATGAGAAGTCGCTGTGGCCGGGAGGGCGGTATCCGACGACGGTGGTGGTGACGACGCGGAAGGCCATCGAGACGCAGCGGTCGCGCATCGTCGCGCTGTTGCGCGCGCACGTGAAGCTGACGGAGCGGTGGGAGAAGGAGCCGGAGGCGTTCGCCACGGCGGTGAACGCGGCGTTCGGGCAGTTGACGCAGAAGCCGTTGAAGCCGCCGATTCTCCAGGGAGCGTTCTCACGGTTGGAGCCGAGTCTGGACCCCGTGGGCTCCGCGCTGGCCGCCGCCGCGCAGCACGCGCAGGAGCTGCACTTCATCCCCGCGTCGGACATCAACGGGCTGGTGGACTTGAGCCTGCTCGAGGAGGCTCGCGGGGCGAGGGATTGAGGCAGCGCGCTATGCGCTTCCATCCGGGTCGGAGTCGAGCAAGCGCAGGTAACCGCGCACATCCTCGACGAAACCCGGGAGCGGCTTCGACAGCGCATTGAGGTGCTGCTCGAAGGTCTGCGGAGGTTTTTCCTTCTCCTCGGCGTGCCGCCGGAGAATCTCAAGCAGCGTCTCACTATCGAGGTCGAAGAGATTCCTCAGGAAGCCGTCAGCGGACTGCGCCTCCATGAAGTCGGGCGGGTCTTCCTTCTGGAAGTGCTTCAGGTTGTTGGTCACCAGGACCTGTGCCTGCGCCTTGAAGGCAGCGGCGGCGACATGCCTGTCCCCGAGATGATTTCTCATGCTGGGCTCCAGGTGCTCGTAGCCTGTTACCCTCGAGTCGGGGAAATGCATC
This window encodes:
- a CDS encoding serine/threonine protein kinase, which gives rise to MHVGRYQLVRKLATGGMAEVFLAKVAGPGGFEKTLVLKRILPHLVEDTSFVEMFLEEARLVAQLNHPHIVQIFDFGEAEGSYFLAMELIDGPNLRRWQRQAASRGRPLAPNICAKVVALAAEGLAYAHDFADPGTGQPLGLIHRDVSPDNILVSRQGAVKVVDFGIAKVAGQKHRTQTGIVKGKVAYMPPEQCQADPLDRRVDVYALGVVLYELLTGRLPFEGATELAMMQSIVSRPPAPVSRHRADVPSALQDIISTALEKDRERRYPNCRALQADLERFVLSTGEPVGAYQIAQSVELVVEERATATPAPITNREAERTAPSGPAREERAEASDAVGLEQTTPQRPHKSAGATRGKKLVPVAVTGAVLLLAGGGYALLGRAPSGPEVRGVETKPTEEVAPVPSDAKLAEAKPTDAARPLPSDVKPTEGAQPEPSDVKLAQGEEVAPRPTEPSAPDEDDDLLAPMSGTAEGTARKDGSARAVKGATGTVEFRIRPYAVVYLDGKKLGETPLGIIDVPEGSHTVTAVNSRLGKRVTRSFEVKAGTANVFKLNLTQQ
- a CDS encoding ABC transporter ATP-binding protein; translated protein: MLRALLGRWRSSLRFLRPADVSAARAKISVTQLGHRYGNKVVALKDVDLNVRSGEFVCLLGPSGCGKSTLLYALAGHVRPTGGTVSIDGHSIGGPGPDRLLMFQEAALFPWLTVRGNITFALAARGVPRAERKERADQYIRRVQLQGFEDTLPHQLSGGMKMRASLARALAVDPTVLLMDEPFGSLDAQTRIHMQELLQSIWMRTHKTVVFVTHDVHEALMLGSRVVLMAPRPGRIVRDLEVHLPMPRHPDDAALTEMVRHIQGLLREVERHSEPEPALPRASSAQEPSPALPVTGLPRPVR
- a CDS encoding ABC transporter permease; translated protein: MKRDSALKNYSQKLGLLLVLLGVWEAVARMGIWSSYLFPGPMTVAESLWRMAADGRLWGATLRSLGRLGRAYVVSVGIGVPLGLLMARLTFFRNAVKPVVMGLQALPSICWLPLALLWFGLTDGAILFVVVMGSVLGIAIATDDSIQGVDPQLLRVASTLGVRGLRFQFGVLLPAALPGIVTGLKLGWSFAWRALLAGELLFVSGGLGQLLTVGRELMDVPQVMAVMVAIVLIGVTVDRVFFQTVEGRLRRRWGLQPAM
- a CDS encoding ABC transporter substrate-binding protein; this encodes MRLLRFLTVVVVLGVGCKRESARGPDDALRLGFFPNITHAQALVGNAEGMFASEPGVGKLEVKQFNAGPAAMEALVAGSLDVSYVGTGPSINTFLKAGRELRVIAGAVNGGAVLVTRTAKSAAELKGKKLATPQLGNTQDIALRYWLKQQGVETNLDGTGDLQIVPLSNSDILVQYLRGGIEGAWVPEPWGTRMLLEPGGGGQVLVDEKSLWPGGRYPTTVVVTTRKAIETQRSRIVALLRAHVKLTERWEKEPEAFATAVNAAFGQLTQKPLKPPILQGAFSRLEPSLDPVGSALAAAAQHAQELHFIPASDINGLVDLSLLEEARGARD
- a CDS encoding PIN domain-containing protein — protein: MFPAVFRVFIDANVFFSGVTRDTLLRVASAGLIQPYWSDRVLEEVRRNLIAKRNRTPESIDRTLALLEMHFPDSRVTGYEHLEPSMRNHLGDRHVAAAAFKAQAQVLVTNNLKHFQKEDPPDFMEAQSADGFLRNLFDLDSETLLEILRRHAEEKEKPPQTFEQHLNALSKPLPGFVEDVRGYLRLLDSDPDGSA